The following are encoded in a window of Castanea sativa cultivar Marrone di Chiusa Pesio chromosome 5, ASM4071231v1 genomic DNA:
- the LOC142635059 gene encoding uncharacterized protein LOC142635059, which produces MRKLRMQSMPCGGAKYLRRSGGKKKDSGTNYEHQAGIGVVIRDSGGRIQGALLDKLVLPRTVEEVEALACKTAMRYALELGFEEVVFEGDSETITNAINSTSPCLSSFGNILDDVRSLALNFVSAIFVHIKRQGNAVADKFAKASKFSTCPHFWLNDILLVFHDQ; this is translated from the exons ATGAGGAAGTTGAGGATGCAGTCCATGCCCTGTGGGGGTGCCAAGTACTTAAGGAGGTCTGGTGGGAAGAAGAAAGACTCAGGAACCAATTATGAACAC CAAGCCGGAATCGGAGTAGTGATTAGAGACTCAGGTGGAAGAATTCAGGGAGCACTCTTGGACAAACTTGTGCTACCCAGGACTGTGGAAGAGGTCGAGGCCCTGGCCTGCAAAACAGCTATGAGGTATGCACTAGAGCTCGGATTCGAAGAAGTGGTTTTTGAAGGCGACTCAGAAACAATCACAAATGCTATTAATTCGACATCGCCCTGCTTAAGTTCGTTTGGCAACATTCTTGACGATGTTAGATCACTTGCCTTGAATTTTGTTTCAGCAATTTTTGTACATATAAAACGTCAAGGGAACGCCGTGGCTGATAAATTCGCCAAGGCATCAAAATTTTCTACTTGTCCCCATTTTTGGTTGAATGACATCCTTCTTGTATTTCATGATCAATAG